CGGTGATCGGGACGCTCATTTCTTGATGAACTTGCTCAGGTCGATGTTTAGCGCCTTGGCCATGTCGACGAGGCTGACGAGTTCCGGGTTCGAGAGCGTCGTTCGCGGCTCTCGATAGACGTCCGGTGGATAGTAGACTTTCGGATCGATCTCGAGGTCGCGCGTGAGCTGCTCCTGTTGCCGTTCGCGCGGCAGCCGCGGCTGCGGAACGACGCCTTGGCCCGTTGCCACCGGCAGCGGATCGCCGAAGAGCAGCGTGGGATTCGGTAGCGCTGAGCCGGTGAAGCCGGGCAATGCGGCCATCCTGTGCCAGATCGCATCCTTGGTCACATTAACGACGGCAACGTCGGGTGCGCCGTAGAGAAAGAGCCCATCCCAATGCGCCCGGATGTCGGCGCTCGTTTCGTTCATCGTGTCGTTGTCGAACGCCATATGCGTCGTCATGGCGCAGCGTGGATTGACCTGCTTGATGAGGTAGCCCGCGCCGTAGGTCGGAGTGTGGTGGATGTCCACCGTATAGTTGTACAGAATCTCCGGCAGCCCGTACTTGTACAGATTGATCTTCGCCAGGTCCGGTTGGCTCTCGGTTACGAAGACGTCGACGCCTTTCGCATACTTGGCCGTCAGTTCGTCCGGGCGTCCGTCGCCGGTCCAGACAAACGACAAGCCGTTCCAATCCAAACGGTATGCGGAGGCGCCGTCCTTG
This genomic stretch from Candidatus Binatia bacterium harbors:
- the gntH gene encoding guanitoxin biosynthesis MBL fold metallo-hydrolase GntH, which translates into the protein MPTSPYGGGVGAGLQFPPYYRPTPGIKSRNNYFPGTEVLGADEMRISFVGSCPYPPRRDQAGTCIMVELGNGDRFFFDFGPGCIKNILSMGVPIPNINDIFISHLHVDHYHDLSYLLPFSAWGGRWTMPLRVTGPSGRTPELGTKAMVAGMKQMLRWHLEAFDACPIGDGYEVEVNEFDWKDENGVCYDKNGVTIRHWRRSHAKDGASAYRLDWNGLSFVWTGDGRPDELTAKYAKGVDVFVTESQPDLAKINLYKYGLPEILYNYTVDIHHTPTYGAGYLIKQVNPRCAMTTHMAFDNDTMNETSADIRAHWDGLFLYGAPDVAVVNVTKDAIWHRMAALPGFTGSALPNPTLLFGDPLPVATGQGVVPQPRLPRERQQEQLTRDLEIDPKVYYPPDVYREPRTTLSNPELVSLVDMAKALNIDLSKFIKK